The Nitrospira sp. genome contains the following window.
AAATTCTTCAGGGTGACATTTCTGATGTCGATCTGCCACCCGCGGCGTTCGATCTGGTGCATGCGCGCTACGTGATGATCCATATCGCGGAGTATCAGCGCGCCTTCGAACGGATGCTGCGATGTGTGAAGCCCGGAGGATGGGTGGTGCTCGAGGAGCCGGATTTTCAAGCGGCCCGTCCCGTGGCCGGCTCGGAGGCAGGCCGGGCCTCATTCTGCCGCGTGTCCGAAGCCATCGAACGGATGTTCTCCTCGCTCGGCATGGACCATGCGTTGGGAGTGAAGTTGCCCGGGCTGTTTCAACAGCATGATGTGGCCGAGTTGACGGTGGAGCATGAAGGCCACTTATCGGCCGGCGGGGGGATGGTGGCGCAGTTGATGAAGTTGTCTACCGAGCAATTGCGGGACAAGTACGTCGCGACCGGCCTGGCTACGGAGGACGATATCGAGGAGTATGGCCGGTTTGCCGACGATCCCGACTCCTGGGCCGTGTATTATGCGACGGTGGCGGT
Protein-coding sequences here:
- a CDS encoding class I SAM-dependent methyltransferase produces the protein MVNTEYVFQAGEEPREFVRLHMLERIFDAGTQRRLLATGLTSGWHCLEVGAGAGSIVRWLEQRVGPSGKVVAVDTNPRFLRGSGSSTIEILQGDISDVDLPPAAFDLVHARYVMIHIAEYQRAFERMLRCVKPGGWVVLEEPDFQAARPVAGSEAGRASFCRVSEAIERMFSSLGMDHALGVKLPGLFQQHDVAELTVEHEGHLSAGGGMVAQLMKLSTEQLRDKYVATGLATEDDIEEYGRFADDPDSWAVYYATVAVTGWWQPQCGGRL